In Streptomyces ambofaciens ATCC 23877, a single genomic region encodes these proteins:
- a CDS encoding YceI family protein, which translates to MGLTARIRTRDGWAVSHAVVTVTDMTGAQVLRAEADTEGAVRDTTPLTPGAYTVIVTAVGYAPAASSAIVTASGRAEVGTVTLARQGGTELPPPGPWTVDPAHSSVAAVAQHLGISSVHGRFTDFSGVVEIAPDDVTKSRVEAVIRAASIDTGNGMRDTHLRSGDFLDVERFPDITYRSTGVTQAGQDRWTVHGELGLHGVVRPVDLDLSYLGTGADPWGGTRAAFRATTELRREDFAMNYNQVLQAGIAAIGTTLRVELDIQAVQGESLPTA; encoded by the coding sequence ATGGGACTGACCGCGAGGATCCGAACGCGGGACGGATGGGCCGTGTCGCACGCGGTCGTCACGGTGACCGACATGACCGGCGCACAGGTGCTGCGCGCCGAGGCGGACACCGAGGGCGCCGTGCGGGACACCACCCCGCTGACGCCGGGGGCGTACACCGTCATCGTCACGGCCGTCGGCTACGCGCCCGCCGCGTCCAGCGCGATCGTCACCGCGAGCGGCCGGGCCGAGGTCGGCACCGTGACGCTGGCCCGCCAGGGCGGCACCGAACTGCCGCCGCCCGGGCCGTGGACCGTCGACCCGGCGCACTCCAGCGTGGCCGCGGTCGCCCAGCACCTGGGCATCTCCAGCGTGCACGGCCGGTTCACGGACTTCTCGGGCGTGGTCGAGATCGCGCCGGACGACGTCACCAAGTCCCGGGTGGAGGCGGTGATCCGGGCGGCCTCCATCGACACCGGCAACGGCATGCGCGACACCCACCTGCGCTCCGGCGACTTCCTGGACGTGGAGCGGTTCCCGGACATCACCTACCGCTCCACGGGAGTGACGCAGGCCGGCCAGGACCGCTGGACCGTCCACGGCGAGCTGGGCCTGCACGGCGTGGTCCGCCCGGTCGACCTGGACCTGTCGTACCTCGGCACCGGCGCCGACCCGTGGGGCGGCACCCGGGCGGCGTTCCGCGCGACCACGGAACTGCGGCGCGAGGACTTCGCCATGAACTACAACCAGGTCCTCCAGGCCGGCATCGCCGCCATCGGCACGACCCTCAGGGTCGAGCTGGACATCCAGGCGGTCCAGGGGGAGTCACTGCCGACGGCGTGA
- a CDS encoding GAF and ANTAR domain-containing protein, translated as MTSEIPDTLDQAIARSQGLDPLLRDLTDRAVAHVPGADACSVTVRRADRLMTLAGSSGLPAGLDLRQYENGSGPCVDAAETGCPQYAPDLATETRWPTYTEYALATGVRCVLALPLPVRGETGAALNLYGLEPGSLAEGREAARTFAVRAADAVNEALRLERQQASAADVRTALLSRSVIDQAVGILMARERIDAHDAMERLRRASQHTNVKLRDLCDELVARASGGASRRRQ; from the coding sequence ATGACCTCGGAGATCCCCGACACGCTGGACCAGGCCATAGCGCGCAGCCAGGGTCTCGACCCCCTGCTGCGTGACCTGACCGACCGCGCGGTCGCGCACGTACCCGGCGCGGACGCGTGCTCGGTGACGGTGCGCCGCGCCGACCGGCTGATGACCCTGGCGGGCAGCTCGGGCCTGCCCGCCGGGCTGGATCTACGGCAGTACGAGAACGGCTCGGGCCCCTGCGTGGACGCCGCCGAGACGGGGTGCCCGCAGTACGCCCCCGACCTGGCCACGGAGACCCGCTGGCCCACGTACACGGAGTACGCGCTGGCCACCGGCGTGCGCTGCGTACTGGCGCTGCCGCTGCCCGTCCGGGGCGAGACGGGAGCCGCGCTCAACCTCTACGGCCTGGAGCCGGGTTCGCTGGCCGAGGGACGCGAAGCGGCCCGCACCTTCGCGGTGCGGGCCGCGGACGCGGTGAACGAGGCCCTGCGCCTGGAGCGGCAGCAGGCGTCGGCGGCCGACGTGCGCACCGCCCTGCTCTCCCGCAGCGTCATCGACCAGGCGGTCGGCATCCTCATGGCCCGGGAGCGGATCGACGCGCACGACGCCATGGAGCGACTGCGGCGGGCCTCGCAGCACACCAACGTCAAGCTCCGGGACCTGTGCGACGAACTGGTCGCCCGGGCGTCCGGCGGCGCCTCACGCCGTCGGCAGTGA
- a CDS encoding ANTAR domain-containing protein, with product MPRFPVGFELAEALTAAARQLHATGTPDNTLSTAVELTVRLLPGAEHAGISEIQRGGRFRTLAWTDEVVRFAAESRHGPREPHPDWDRLWTTPVVRTDDSEADGGGTALSRAGLRSALSLRLRADRRRLTVLTAYARKPHAFDEDATRVGRLFTAHVSLALDAATVREQLTEAMRTRDLIGQATGILMERLGIDAAGAFDSLVKASQRENVKLRDLARRIVDANTGSGGRGVNER from the coding sequence TTGCCGCGTTTTCCGGTGGGCTTCGAGCTGGCCGAAGCGTTGACGGCGGCGGCTCGGCAACTGCACGCGACGGGCACCCCCGACAACACCCTGAGCACCGCGGTCGAGCTGACGGTGCGCCTGCTGCCCGGCGCGGAGCACGCGGGCATCTCGGAGATCCAGCGTGGCGGCCGCTTCCGCACCCTGGCCTGGACCGACGAGGTCGTACGGTTCGCCGCCGAGTCCCGGCACGGCCCCCGCGAGCCGCACCCGGACTGGGACCGCCTGTGGACCACGCCGGTGGTGCGCACGGACGACAGCGAGGCGGACGGCGGCGGCACCGCCCTCTCCCGTGCGGGCCTGCGCTCGGCGCTCTCGCTGCGGCTGCGCGCCGACCGGCGCCGCCTGACCGTGCTGACGGCGTACGCCCGCAAGCCCCACGCCTTCGACGAGGACGCCACCCGCGTCGGCCGCCTGTTCACCGCGCACGTCAGTCTCGCCCTGGACGCGGCGACCGTGCGCGAGCAGCTCACCGAGGCCATGCGCACCCGGGACCTGATCGGCCAGGCCACCGGCATCCTCATGGAGCGCCTGGGCATCGACGCGGCCGGCGCCTTCGACTCCCTGGTCAAGGCCTCGCAGCGGGAGAACGTGAAGCTGCGCGACCTCGCCCGGCGCATCGTCGACGCGAACACGGGTTCGGGTGGGCGAGGCGTCAACGAGCGATGA
- a CDS encoding STAS domain-containing protein codes for MSALPFLPRPCEPCDPPGYAVLALPPEIDFCNAMGLLPMIMTAVDHHCGPLRTLVLDLSATRFMDSQGIRLLSEVRHRLPGRTELRVVAAPQGVPSRVLELSGLRRDVPVHDSLAEALRPPSGTARGSGGRAGGGAAP; via the coding sequence GTGAGTGCCTTGCCCTTCCTCCCCCGTCCCTGCGAGCCGTGCGATCCGCCCGGTTACGCCGTACTGGCCCTGCCCCCGGAGATCGACTTCTGCAACGCCATGGGGCTGCTGCCCATGATCATGACCGCGGTGGACCACCACTGCGGCCCACTGCGCACCCTCGTACTGGACCTGTCCGCGACCCGCTTCATGGACTCCCAGGGCATCCGCCTCCTCTCCGAGGTGCGTCACCGCCTGCCCGGCCGCACCGAACTGCGGGTGGTGGCCGCCCCGCAGGGCGTGCCGAGCCGCGTCCTGGAGCTGTCCGGCCTGCGCCGGGACGTGCCGGTGCACGACAGCCTCGCGGAGGCACTGCGTCCGCCCAGCGGTACGGCGAGGGGGTCCGGCGGCCGGGCGGGCGGCGGGGCAGCGCCCTAG
- a CDS encoding PPOX class F420-dependent oxidoreductase, with protein MAPNIATNTRVSLDELLDFVRPRHRAVLLTRRADGGPQGSPLTCGVDDLGRIVVSTYPERAKTRNAQRDPRVSLIVLSDEWNGPWVQIDGTAEVIDAPDSVEPLVEYYRTIAGEHPDWDEYRRAMVEQGKSIIRVTPEKWGPVATGGFPARLSSDG; from the coding sequence ATGGCACCGAACATCGCGACGAACACCCGTGTGTCCCTGGACGAGTTGCTGGACTTCGTGCGCCCCCGGCACCGGGCCGTCCTGCTGACCCGGCGGGCCGACGGCGGCCCTCAGGGATCCCCGCTGACCTGCGGGGTCGACGACTTGGGCCGGATCGTGGTCTCGACGTACCCGGAGCGAGCCAAGACGCGCAACGCGCAGCGGGACCCCCGGGTCAGCCTCATCGTGCTCAGCGACGAGTGGAACGGCCCCTGGGTCCAGATCGACGGCACGGCCGAGGTCATCGACGCCCCGGACTCCGTGGAGCCGCTCGTGGAGTACTACCGCACCATCGCCGGCGAGCATCCCGACTGGGACGAGTACCGGCGGGCCATGGTGGAGCAGGGCAAGTCGATCATCCGGGTGACACCGGAGAAGTGGGGCCCGGTGGCGACGGGCGGCTTCCCGGCGCGGCTGTCGTCCGACGGCTGA
- a CDS encoding TetR/AcrR family transcriptional regulator encodes MAKAGRQGPRASVWLAGEDRRDGRRGGQPSGLDRERITAVTVRLLDAEGLAKFSMRRLAAELNVTAMSVYWYVDTKDELLELALDAVFGELRDPDPETGADWRARLRALARENRRLLVRHPWLSQLTGTYLNIGPHSMAFSQAVQEVMRLSGLPPHRLTGAISAVFQFVYGYGTIEGHLLARAAATGRSPDDYFRVSMEAAADLPHRADVIEESRAIMSARGGDTVEEMLDRDFEFALDLLVAGIEAMVERG; translated from the coding sequence ATGGCGAAGGCAGGGCGGCAGGGACCGCGGGCCAGTGTCTGGCTGGCGGGCGAGGACCGCCGGGACGGGCGGCGCGGTGGGCAGCCGTCCGGACTGGACCGGGAGCGGATCACCGCGGTCACGGTCCGGCTGCTGGACGCCGAGGGCCTGGCCAAGTTCTCCATGCGCCGCCTGGCCGCCGAGCTGAACGTCACCGCGATGTCCGTCTACTGGTACGTCGACACCAAGGACGAGCTGCTCGAACTCGCCCTGGACGCCGTCTTCGGCGAGCTGCGCGACCCCGACCCGGAGACCGGCGCGGACTGGCGCGCCCGGCTGCGCGCGCTGGCCCGGGAGAACCGCCGGCTGCTGGTGCGCCACCCCTGGCTGTCCCAGCTGACCGGCACCTACCTGAACATCGGGCCGCACTCGATGGCCTTCTCCCAAGCGGTGCAGGAGGTGATGCGCCTGAGCGGCCTCCCCCCGCACCGTCTGACCGGCGCGATCTCCGCCGTCTTCCAGTTCGTCTACGGCTACGGCACGATCGAGGGCCACCTCCTCGCCCGCGCGGCGGCCACGGGGAGGAGCCCGGACGACTACTTCCGGGTCTCCATGGAGGCGGCGGCCGACCTGCCGCACAGGGCGGACGTCATCGAGGAGTCCCGGGCCATCATGTCGGCCCGCGGCGGCGACACCGTCGAGGAGATGCTGGACCGGGACTTCGAGTTCGCGCTGGACCTGCTCGTGGCGGGCATCGAGGCGATGGTCGAACGCGGGTGA
- a CDS encoding MFS transporter — protein MTTSSPEQEAGRAQAAPPVQGHPQRWLILGVISLAQLTVVLDNTVLNVAIPSLTDELGAANSDIQWMINAYSLVQSGLLLTAGSAADRYGRKKMLAAGLALFGLGSLAAGLADTTGQLIAARAGMGVGGALLLTTTLAVVMQIFAPEEHAKAIGIWSAVSALGFACGPLIGGFMLDHFWWGAIFLINLPVVALGLVAVVTLVPESRNRQGDRPDLLGAVLSTIGMAALVYAIISGPEHGWTSGRVLATAAVAVGVLALFAYWESRIPYPMLDLAFFRNRQFTGAVAGLVLITFGMGGALFLLTQHLQFVLGYGPLEAGLRTAPLALTVVLLNFSGVAAKWLARLGTPTAVLLSMVLMSAGLVAIATLTGEGYAGTLLGLLLIGVGCALGNPAMAHAIMSAIPPAKAGVGAGVNGTLAEFGNGLGVAVLGAVLNSRFAALVPVTAASLPAALASAEGEAERERVIDAFSSGLESSQLVGAVAVLLGGVVASVLLRRAAKDGA, from the coding sequence ATGACGACGTCCTCCCCGGAACAGGAAGCAGGGCGGGCCCAGGCCGCGCCCCCCGTCCAGGGCCACCCGCAGCGCTGGCTGATCCTCGGAGTCATCAGCCTCGCCCAGCTGACCGTGGTGCTGGACAACACGGTGCTGAACGTGGCCATCCCCTCCCTCACCGACGAACTCGGCGCGGCCAACTCCGACATCCAGTGGATGATCAACGCCTACTCGCTGGTGCAGTCGGGCCTGCTGCTCACCGCGGGCAGCGCGGCCGACCGCTACGGGCGCAAGAAGATGCTGGCGGCGGGTCTCGCCCTGTTCGGCCTGGGCTCGCTGGCCGCGGGTCTCGCGGACACCACCGGCCAGCTGATCGCCGCGCGGGCGGGCATGGGCGTCGGCGGCGCGCTGCTGCTGACCACCACGCTCGCCGTGGTCATGCAGATCTTCGCGCCCGAGGAGCACGCCAAGGCGATCGGCATCTGGAGCGCCGTCAGCGCGCTCGGTTTCGCCTGCGGGCCCCTGATCGGCGGCTTCATGCTGGACCACTTCTGGTGGGGCGCGATCTTCCTGATCAATCTGCCGGTCGTGGCGCTGGGGCTGGTCGCGGTCGTGACCCTGGTCCCCGAGTCGCGGAACCGGCAGGGCGACCGCCCCGACCTCCTGGGCGCCGTCCTCTCCACGATCGGCATGGCCGCGCTGGTCTACGCGATCATCTCGGGCCCCGAGCACGGCTGGACGTCCGGCCGGGTCCTGGCCACGGCGGCCGTCGCGGTGGGAGTGCTGGCGCTCTTCGCGTACTGGGAGAGCCGCATCCCGTATCCGATGCTCGACCTGGCCTTCTTCCGCAACCGGCAGTTCACGGGCGCGGTGGCCGGACTGGTGCTGATCACCTTCGGCATGGGCGGTGCGCTGTTCCTGCTCACCCAGCACCTGCAGTTCGTGCTCGGGTACGGCCCGCTGGAGGCGGGGCTGCGGACCGCCCCGCTGGCCCTGACGGTGGTGCTGCTGAACTTCTCCGGGGTGGCGGCGAAGTGGCTGGCCAGGCTGGGCACGCCGACGGCGGTCCTGCTGAGCATGGTGCTGATGTCGGCGGGCCTGGTGGCCATCGCCACGCTCACCGGCGAGGGGTACGCCGGCACGCTGCTGGGCCTGCTGCTGATCGGCGTGGGGTGCGCGCTCGGCAACCCGGCCATGGCCCACGCCATCATGAGCGCGATCCCGCCGGCCAAGGCGGGGGTCGGCGCGGGCGTCAACGGTACGTTGGCCGAGTTCGGCAACGGGCTGGGCGTGGCCGTGCTGGGAGCGGTGCTGAACTCGCGGTTCGCGGCGCTGGTGCCGGTGACGGCGGCGTCGTTGCCCGCGGCGCTGGCCTCGGCGGAGGGGGAGGCGGAGCGGGAGCGGGTGATCGACGCGTTCTCCTCCGGTCTGGAGAGCAGCCAGCTGGTGGGCGCGGTGGCCGTGCTGCTCGGCGGGGTGGTGGCGTCCGTGCTGTTGCGGCGGGCGGCGAAGGACGGTGCCTAA
- a CDS encoding ArnT family glycosyltransferase, with protein sequence MTTHHDRTADAGATRPPDEEGWGPPATPGAPGRLRRLWRGRPEDPRWVRPAFLGLLLATALLYLYNLSASGYANSFYSAAVQAGSQSWKAFFFGSLDAANAITVDKPPAALWPMALAVRVFGLSSWSVLVPEVLMGVATVAVVYAAVRRRFRPAAGLIAGAVLALTPVAALMFRFNNPDALLALLMSVACWLVVRALEDGRTRWLVWAGAAIGFAFLAKTLQAFLILPALALVYGVCAPVRLRKRLAQLALAALAVVVCGGWWVAVVELWPASSRPYIGGSQNNSFLELTFGYNGLGRLNGEETGSVGGGGGTGGGGQWGETGWDRMFDSEIGGQISWLLPAALILLAAGLVATRRGGRTDPARASFLVWGGSLLTTAAVFSYMAGIFHQYYTVALAPYLAAVVGMGAAVLWERRERVWASLALAAAVTATAAWGYVLLDRTPDYLPWLRWAVLVGGLAAALGLVFAGRLGRRTALTVAGLGVVASLAAPTAYTLSTVREGHSGSIVTAGPAGASTGGGPGGGGRGGGFPGGANPPGQGQGRAQGGPGNGGFPGGAPGRNQPNNGAPGTGGTGGTAPGGQAAPGGRSGEGGPAGGGGGMGGLLDGAQVDSEARKLLEADAGRYTWVAAAIGAQNAASYQLSTGEPVMAIGGFNGTDPSPTLARFKEYVADGEIHYLVGGGGGGGMGGDSGTSSQITSWVEANFKEVTAGSATFYDLTQPKT encoded by the coding sequence ATGACGACGCACCACGACCGGACGGCGGACGCGGGGGCCACGCGCCCTCCGGACGAGGAGGGGTGGGGCCCGCCGGCCACCCCCGGGGCACCCGGGCGGCTGCGGAGGCTCTGGCGGGGCCGCCCCGAGGACCCCCGCTGGGTGCGCCCGGCCTTCCTCGGGCTGCTGCTCGCCACCGCCCTGCTGTACCTGTACAACCTGAGCGCCTCCGGTTACGCTAACTCCTTCTACTCGGCGGCCGTGCAGGCGGGCAGCCAGTCCTGGAAGGCGTTCTTCTTCGGTTCGCTCGACGCCGCGAACGCCATCACCGTGGACAAACCCCCGGCCGCGCTCTGGCCGATGGCGCTGGCCGTGCGGGTCTTCGGGCTGAGCTCGTGGTCGGTCCTGGTCCCCGAGGTGCTGATGGGCGTCGCGACGGTCGCCGTCGTGTACGCGGCGGTGCGCCGCCGGTTCCGTCCCGCGGCCGGGCTGATCGCCGGCGCCGTGCTGGCGCTGACGCCCGTCGCGGCGCTGATGTTCCGGTTCAACAACCCGGACGCGCTGCTGGCACTGCTGATGTCCGTCGCCTGCTGGCTCGTCGTCCGCGCGCTGGAGGACGGCCGGACCAGGTGGCTGGTGTGGGCGGGCGCGGCGATCGGCTTCGCCTTCCTGGCGAAGACCCTCCAGGCCTTCCTGATCCTGCCCGCCCTCGCCCTCGTGTACGGCGTCTGCGCGCCGGTGCGGCTGAGGAAGCGGCTGGCCCAGCTCGCCCTGGCGGCCCTCGCGGTCGTCGTCTGCGGCGGCTGGTGGGTCGCGGTCGTGGAGCTGTGGCCCGCGTCGTCGCGGCCGTACATCGGCGGCTCGCAGAACAACAGCTTCCTGGAGCTGACCTTCGGCTACAACGGCCTCGGCCGGCTCAACGGCGAGGAGACCGGCAGCGTCGGCGGTGGTGGCGGCACGGGCGGCGGCGGTCAGTGGGGCGAGACCGGCTGGGACCGGATGTTCGACTCCGAGATCGGGGGCCAGATCTCCTGGCTGCTGCCGGCCGCCCTGATCCTGCTCGCCGCGGGGCTCGTCGCCACCCGACGCGGCGGCCGTACCGACCCCGCCCGTGCGTCCTTCCTGGTCTGGGGCGGCTCGCTGCTGACGACCGCGGCCGTCTTCAGCTACATGGCGGGCATCTTCCACCAGTACTACACGGTGGCCCTCGCGCCGTACCTGGCGGCCGTGGTCGGCATGGGCGCCGCGGTGCTGTGGGAGCGTCGCGAGCGGGTGTGGGCGTCCCTCGCCCTGGCGGCGGCCGTCACGGCGACCGCGGCCTGGGGGTATGTCCTCCTCGACCGCACGCCCGACTACCTGCCCTGGCTGAGGTGGGCGGTCCTCGTGGGCGGCCTGGCCGCGGCGCTCGGGCTGGTCTTCGCCGGACGGCTGGGGCGGCGGACCGCGCTCACGGTGGCGGGCCTCGGCGTGGTGGCGTCCCTGGCCGCACCCACCGCGTACACGCTGAGCACCGTGCGGGAGGGGCACAGCGGCTCCATCGTGACGGCCGGTCCGGCCGGCGCGAGCACGGGGGGCGGCCCGGGCGGCGGCGGCCGGGGCGGCGGCTTTCCCGGGGGCGCGAACCCGCCCGGGCAGGGGCAGGGCCGGGCCCAGGGCGGTCCCGGGAACGGCGGCTTCCCCGGCGGTGCCCCCGGCCGGAACCAGCCGAACAACGGCGCCCCCGGCACCGGCGGCACCGGCGGAACGGCTCCCGGCGGCCAGGCGGCTCCGGGCGGCCGGTCCGGTGAGGGCGGCCCGGCGGGCGGGGGCGGCGGCATGGGCGGCCTGCTCGACGGCGCCCAGGTCGACTCCGAGGCCAGGAAGCTGCTGGAGGCCGACGCCGGCCGGTACACCTGGGTCGCCGCCGCGATCGGTGCCCAGAACGCCGCGAGCTACCAGCTCAGCACCGGCGAGCCGGTGATGGCGATCGGCGGCTTCAACGGCACGGACCCGTCCCCGACGCTCGCCCGGTTCAAGGAGTACGTGGCCGACGGAGAGATCCACTACCTCGTGGGAGGCGGCGGAGGCGGCGGCATGGGCGGCGACTCCGGCACCTCGTCGCAGATCACGTCCTGGGTCGAGGCCAACTTCAAGGAGGTCACCGCCGGTTCGGCCACCTTCTACGACCTCACGCAGCCGAAGACCTGA
- a CDS encoding bifunctional glycosyltransferase family 2/GtrA family protein, whose product MRTDSSPGSLPAREHLPAAGAGTPVLDVVIPVYNEEKDLRPCVLRLHDHLTRTFPYGFRVTVADNASTDATPHVAARLAAELAEVTSVRLEQKGRGRALRTVWSASDAPVLAYMDVDLSTDLNALLPLVAPLISGHSDLAIGSRLARSSRVVRGAKREFISRSYNLILRGSLQARFSDAQCGFKAIRRDVAQVLLPLVEDTGWFFDTEMLVLAERAGCRIHEVPVDWVDDPDSTVHIVRTATEDLKGVWRVGKALATGSLPLDRLARPFGDDPRDRELTDVPQGLARQLVGFCVVGVLSTLFYLLLYSGFRPFCGSQTANALALLVSAVANTAANRRLTFGVRGRAGAARHQAQGLVVFGIGLVLTAGSLAALNAATADPDHSTELAVLITANLAATVLRFLLFRAWVFPDAPPTVPAVSLDAPPTAPAVSPDAPPTVPAPPVPDAPAARHPDAGRPWGDATARRRPAHPADTHPRGRR is encoded by the coding sequence ATGCGAACCGACTCTTCTCCCGGCTCCCTGCCGGCGCGGGAGCATCTCCCGGCCGCAGGAGCCGGTACGCCTGTCCTGGACGTGGTGATCCCCGTCTACAACGAGGAGAAGGACCTCAGGCCGTGCGTCCTGCGCCTGCACGATCACCTCACCCGGACGTTCCCCTACGGCTTCCGCGTCACGGTCGCGGACAACGCCTCCACGGACGCCACCCCGCACGTCGCCGCGCGGCTCGCGGCCGAACTGGCGGAGGTCACGTCCGTACGGCTGGAGCAGAAGGGGCGCGGCCGGGCGCTGCGCACCGTCTGGTCGGCCTCGGACGCGCCCGTCCTCGCCTACATGGACGTCGACCTGTCCACCGACCTGAACGCGCTGCTGCCGCTGGTGGCCCCGCTGATATCCGGGCACTCCGACCTCGCCATCGGCTCGCGGCTCGCCCGCAGCTCGCGGGTGGTGCGCGGCGCCAAGCGGGAGTTCATCTCCCGGTCCTACAACCTCATCCTGCGCGGCTCCCTACAGGCCCGCTTCTCCGACGCCCAGTGCGGCTTCAAGGCGATCCGCCGGGACGTGGCCCAGGTGCTGCTGCCGCTGGTGGAGGACACCGGCTGGTTCTTCGACACCGAGATGCTGGTGCTCGCCGAGCGCGCGGGCTGCCGTATCCACGAGGTGCCGGTCGACTGGGTCGACGATCCGGACTCGACCGTGCACATCGTGCGGACCGCGACCGAGGACCTCAAGGGCGTGTGGCGGGTCGGCAAGGCCCTGGCCACCGGTTCGCTGCCGCTGGACCGGCTGGCCCGGCCGTTCGGTGACGACCCGAGGGACCGGGAGCTGACGGACGTACCGCAGGGCCTGGCCCGGCAACTCGTCGGCTTCTGCGTCGTCGGCGTCCTGTCCACCCTCTTCTACCTGCTGCTCTACAGCGGCTTCCGGCCCTTCTGCGGCTCCCAGACCGCCAACGCGCTGGCCCTGCTGGTCTCGGCGGTCGCCAACACCGCCGCCAACCGGAGGCTGACCTTCGGGGTGCGGGGCCGGGCCGGCGCCGCGCGGCACCAGGCACAGGGGCTGGTCGTCTTCGGTATCGGTCTCGTCCTGACCGCCGGATCGCTCGCCGCCCTGAACGCGGCGACCGCCGACCCGGACCACTCCACCGAGCTGGCGGTGCTGATCACCGCCAACCTCGCGGCCACCGTGCTGCGCTTCCTGCTCTTCCGCGCCTGGGTGTTCCCGGACGCGCCCCCCACCGTGCCCGCCGTGTCCCTGGACGCGCCCCCCACCGCGCCCGCCGTGTCCCCGGACGCGCCCCCCACCGTGCCCGCGCCCCCGGTGCCGGACGCGCCCGCGGCCCGGCATCCGGACGCGGGCCGCCCGTGGGGCGACGCCACCGCGCGCCGCCGGCCGGCGCACCCCGCCGACACCCACCCGAGGGGCCGACGATGA